The DNA segment ATTCGAGGGATTGGGCAGATTTATAAGCACTATAATGCTGCATCATTCATTGTGGCTCTGCTGGCTGAGGACCGTTAAGTCATGGATGAATGCAGTGCTTGATGATGATtgtgtttaacatttttatgtGTTCATATTGATTTACAAAAAGAAGTAAAGTCAAGATGTTACATGAGAAATAATCATACTGGATGACTAAAATTACTGATGAAAACAAAGCGCGTCGCTTTCACATCAGCCTGTGCTTCTCTAAAAGTCATAAAATTGTCATTTggatgaaaagttaaaaaaaaaaaaaaaaacattaaacagactAAAAATAAGGGACAAAAGCAGTCTAAAAAGTTTCATCCTATTGCAAACTGAAGTCGGTATGTAGTGAGTGCTGCTTGTACAAATTCAATTTGTAAAAGTGAAGTGTCATATATATGGAGTGTTATAAAGTCTAGGAAGCCctagtatgtgtgtgtgtacccacCTCCCAATACAACCAACATCCAGCTGCAAATCAGAATCTCTAGactgaagagaggaaaaaagtcGCAATTCGACTTTGACTAGAATTAAAGCAATAAGTTAATTATGAGCTAAAACTGTGaagcagaaaaggaaaaataaaattttaaaacatgGCTGTAGAAAGGAGGTCCTAAAGTTGGAGACTTCTTATTCGGCATCCATGACCATAATGTGTACAAAAAGTCCAGCTGAGGGGAGGAGGTTTCCGTTCTTATTGAACAGCGGCACGTGTCTGTATCCTGTGTGGGAGCACAAAGGGGCTGCGGTCAGTGATGGCACGGGACAACATGAAGTGCTCTTTGTGGAGCGGATGAATTGGGTTCTCTGTCACACCACAGAGAAGGGACACTTCCCCATCTCTGTTTTCACACTTCATAAATGAATAACTGACTGACTATCAGTGGTTTCACAACACTGGCTTATagtaaggagaaaaaaaaggacttgacaaatacagtaaaaatccTCTGACAGCTGCTGAACTCACCCATTTTCAAGCTGTTGAAGGGAAGCGTGTACTGCCCGACAAAGTCATTATCAGAAATGGAGTCATAGTCTTCAATGCTGAAGCGGACCAATGCTAGTTCCGGCACATACACGTCAAACTGGAAGTTCTCATTCCAGGAAGGGTTCAAGCcttcaaaacagaaaattttATATTGTCTTGATTCATTGCGgacacattaaaataaaaccaagGACGTGAACGTGAGGTACCGTTGTTATCAAAAGGTTTGGTCTCTTTCTCTGCGACGTCAGCTGGCACTCCATAGATTTCCACTTTAACCAGCGGGTCTACTATGGAAGACTTCTTCTGGCTCACTTTGGGAAGCTGCTGGGCTGATATGACCTATTGGCAGGTGAAGAATGATCTCGACTTTAAACGGGACTCAAAGGAAATCAAATAACTCCAGTGTGTGTCTGCacaatgaagacctcaccatGACATGCAGGGTCTTGTGCTTCAGCCAGTCTCCTCGGGTCAGGGTGATGGGGTCAAAATCTGTGGCTACGTCCCTCATGAAGGCTGGTTTCAGGATGTAGCCGCTTTTGCCATTAACCAGGAATCTGCCCTGGTTCACATCCATGTCTGTACAGGGAGTCTGGAAGTTTAAggccacttaaaaaaacaaaacaaaaagagaataaAGTGAACATGAGCTCTTGGCCACTGCTGTATAATTATCAGTGTTTGTTATTTCCTCTTTTAGCCATTACCAATTTGGCAGCCAGCGTTCCACAGAGGCACTGGGTTGTAGTTTGAGGAGTCGGTCCTGGAGCCGGCTGGATAGATGCGACTAAACTTTTCCACATTGTGGCGCACGTAGGCGTTCGCTGTGGGAGGAGGGGACACAAGATTTATTGACAGTGCTTAATCAAAGTTTGTGAGTTCCTGATAGTTTCTCTTCCTTTACCCGACTCCTCTGCCAGCTTCATGGCCTTCCCCTCCTTGAAGGATGCCATTTCATAGAAGCTCAGGTTTTTTTGGGCATCTTCGAAGCTGTTGAAGTGGACGCTCTTAAAGTAGATGACCATGTCGGACAGCTCCTTCGCTAGCTTCAGctttttctttcaaatattGTGCAGAATTTAAGGGTGAGTAAACATCACGTGTGTGGTAATGTGCTTATTTTCATGGGCTCGACTACCTTTGTACTCTTCTCCTTTTGCGCATCCTCATCATTCGACTCTTCCTCCTCCGTCACATCGTTGTCATCTGCAGCTGCCTCAGCGAAAGTGTCTTCCAGTTTGTTTAAACGTTTCCCTTTGATCAGGAACTTCCCCTTTAGCTCCTGAGGGAcggtacatgcacacacacacacacacacacacacacacacacacacacacacacacacacacacacacacacacacacaccatttatCTCCTATGATCGGTTCAGCCTTGACAATCCTGATGAAACTAGTGAAACGGATACTAACCTCAGGAGATGGGAAATTTGTGGGCATGCCATCACTCAGAGGAGAGGTGATGAGTGCACTGCCAAGGATGGAGCTCATGTGGCGGGCCATGACTTCCTGCTGTTCCACGCTGCAGTGGTTCTCCAAGGAGAGAATCACTGGATATTGGGATGTCTGAGGAAAAGCaggcaaccccccccccaaaacaaacacatatacaaataagTGTGTTGCTGGATGTTGagtggaaacatgctggatacCAACAGATGCTAAACATACCTTGAAGGCATGCTCACTGATGGCTTTGATCACATCTTTAAAGAGGATCTTGGAGGTGAGAGTGTAGCCGTGGTAGATCACGGGCTCATTATCCGGTCCGTCCCAGCAGTCCAGCTCCACACAGCGGCAGCCTTTCTGCAGAGCCCTGAGAGTGTTGGAGTGAGCATTAGTGACCAAATATGTTGTTTAAACTAACAGTTCAATCAGTGAAACGGCGCAACGTGGCGAGAGATGGTTACAAGAAACTATTTAAAAATCCAAGTTGTAATGAATTGGTCTCAGTGATTCAAGAACTGACAGATTATATGGCACATAAACACATACTACCCTCACTGCCCGCTTAGCACAATTAACCAAGATGTTAAAGGACATCATCATTTTTAGTCTTTGACTCTAGTAGAGTAACTTTGCATGACTTGCAGTTCAAAATGAGCTTTTTTTGTCTTAAATGAAACAAGCCATTTTAGTTCCCTTCCCCTTCCGTTTAAGGTAACTTTCTTCTgactggctgcccctcacaaatGCAGGATTTGAACAGAAGGTGTGTGGGGCATTTGGAAGACCCCCTCTCTAAGACAGATATATATCAACAGATCAGATCTTTGTTCTCGTTATTTTAAGTGTTGGCCATGTTTAATGCTGAGCTTCCACCATTGTAATAACAACTACAGAactaaaaaacaagaacaagtaTGAAAGGTCCCATTTAAAGTCAGTAAAAGTGACAGACTTCCTACTGACAAAAACAGTGCTGCTGTCTTTTCATCCCTATTTCATGTTAGTGACTGCACTGTGAGTTAATGTTTTgggttgtttgttttgatggtGCAGCTGAGTGCTCCCACCAGTTATTTTTTAACTGATCTGGGGTTGAATAATGAGATTACATCTCTGTGGTTCCTTTGCACACAGATAGGAAGATGACCAAAGATCCAAGTTTGGATAAATAACTAGCCAAAAACTTTCATCAAGGACAAATTACTGAATCTCAGGATGGAAAGTGTTACCTAATGTACGCCTCTGTGCTGCTGGGGCCTTTGAGCTGATCCTCCATGAGGTAGGTGTTGTGAGAGGAGGAGATGAAGTAGTGGTTGAGGGGCTGGCTCATATCCTGGTACACGTCCTTGTGGTCTGGATTCAGAATCATGGCATCTGGGTGATTCAGGTACATGAGGAAGCCATCTTTGGACAGCAGCTTCTTCTCTTTGGCTGAAaagacaaatacacacaaaatgcaGCAGATCAGTCTacagtgcattaaaaaaaaaacaacaacaagagtTCAGTCATTTATCTGTGGACAAAGTCCATGAGACTCTCTTAATCCCCGAGACATCTTGGACAgaaagaagtgcaatttcaatAATAGATCtgagtttttctacatgataaagaaatgctgttgtaaaaaaagaaacatttgtcAGCAGGACTCTTAAACTGTAAGAAAtaactgtaaaattaaaaaataagttctGGTAGCACATCGGCCAGACTGTTCTACAGCGGAGTCAAAAAACAACAAGATTTCTGTTGCTTCATTGTTTGTGGATTAGTTAATTCATTTACTCCAGTATGAATGGTTGAGGTCTCTATCATTAGGAGAAACTATACTAACAACAAAATACagttcacattttccaaagccatccaCTGGGCTGTCATTGGTGTCTTTACTGGGCCAATTCAGGCTCTCGGACCTTATGTTTGGCACACTTGTTTTAGGATGTTCCTGCAGGTGTGAGACCAGCCTGAGAAAATTATATTTCCCTTGTAAATATTTCATACTGAGGTCGAAGGTAAGACTACCTTATTGAGAAGGATGCAGACTCAACTGAATGAAGGTTACTTCTGTTTATATAGTGGCTACAATCCAGGTTTGACATTACATGAAACTGTTGCTTAGATGCATATTCACACTTCCTGTTCCTAAACCAGCTTTGAAGAAGAACACTTCTGGAAATCCAAAATCTGTACAATTACTACGTAGTAGTAGTCATGTGACCAAAGTCTGAAATTTATGATTGCAATCTCACAGCATGATTGCTGCTATAGCTACATCTACTGGGAATGCAGATATGAAGGTATGAAGCAGTGATACACTGACACTcatgaaaaagacaaaacaaacccagatagcaaaaatgaaatgtttgaaatttcaacaaagaagaaaatctaGTCCTCCAGCTGTGGGGAACATACCAAGGAAGCCAAAGCTTTGAAAGAAGCAGAGGAACATACATCGTAGCATCTCTTTCAACAGCCACTATCCATGTTCAGTCTTTATCCATCAAAGTTTGTGCATATTCCAAGTTTATTATATTGGAAGCCACATGGacttggggtggctgtagctcaggtggtagagcaggcaGGTAACCGGAAGGTTGGCGGTTCAATCCCAGGCTCCAACAGTCTACAtgccttgggcaagatactaaccccatgttgcccCCATGAGCGCAACCCCATTTTGCTGTCCGATGCATTCATCGGCGTGTGAacgtgtatgaatgttagacagTAAGCACTAAACAGTTCAGAAAAAgcgcttgtgtgaatgggtgtgattgggttaatgaattagttgtataaagcgctttgagtgctcagatagagtagaaaagtgctatataagaaccagtccatttaccatttaccacgGACTAACTTAAAAGATCACGAAAAGGTCGCAGTGTGCTGGAGCCTTAGACTCGGGCTGCCATAGACTGCAATTCCAGAGGAACAGAACGCAGAATAATACACAGCTGGAAACCACGAGCTTGAAAACACAGTGGTTTTTAACCCTGGTAACCATTAGGCCATTCACGGGATACAGCTCACTGATTTTTAAAAGACGAAAaccagcagagctgcagtccTGAAAAGACCTGAAAGAGGGCCGTGTACTGACCGTTTTCATCTGGCTCATACATCTCGATGATTCTGTGCGCATCAGCCAGCGTTGCTTTCTCCCTCTGTTCTTTCATCAGGAAATCCACCAGGTTCTGAGCGCTCATAAAGCCAGTGGTTTTGGCGTACTCCCCATAGATAACATCAATTTCGTCCCGTTGGGTCAAGAGATCATAAAAGTGTTTGATCTCCTCTCCTGTCAGGGTTCCAGACTTTGACTTGTCACATTTCTGCATTGGGGG comes from the Oreochromis aureus strain Israel breed Guangdong linkage group 18, ZZ_aureus, whole genome shotgun sequence genome and includes:
- the LOC116333763 gene encoding 1-phosphatidylinositol 4,5-bisphosphate phosphodiesterase delta-1-like isoform X2, which encodes METNGIENKLKGLEGDPDLQFLLKGGDLLKVLSPSWKKTRYFRLQEDCKTMWRESKKTFKKNDTFSLDDISAVQMGRQSEGLKKNTEEQVEDRCFSIIFKSRRKNLDLIASSEEEAKQWVKSMQKVVSNLNNLSQKQKTEHWILSCLRKADKNKDDNLSPSEVKSFLHLINIEVDDEYMEMLFKKCDKSKSGTLTGEEIKHFYDLLTQRDEIDVIYGEYAKTTGFMSAQNLVDFLMKEQREKATLADAHRIIEMYEPDENAKEKKLLSKDGFLMYLNHPDAMILNPDHKDVYQDMSQPLNHYFISSSHNTYLMEDQLKGPSSTEAYIRALQKGCRCVELDCWDGPDNEPVIYHGYTLTSKILFKDVIKAISEHAFKTSQYPVILSLENHCSVEQQEVMARHMSSILGSALITSPLSDGMPTNFPSPEELKGKFLIKGKRLNKLEDTFAEAAADDNDVTEEEESNDEDAQKEKSTKKKLKLAKELSDMVIYFKSVHFNSFEDAQKNLSFYEMASFKEGKAMKLAEESANAYVRHNVEKFSRIYPAGSRTDSSNYNPVPLWNAGCQIVALNFQTPCTDMDVNQGRFLVNGKSGYILKPAFMRDVATDFDPITLTRGDWLKHKTLHVMVISAQQLPKVSQKKSSIVDPLVKVEIYGVPADVAEKETKPFDNNGLNPSWNENFQFDVYVPELALVRFSIEDYDSISDNDFVGQYTLPFNSLKMGYRHVPLFNKNGNLLPSAGLFVHIMVMDAE
- the LOC116333763 gene encoding 1-phosphatidylinositol 4,5-bisphosphate phosphodiesterase delta-1-like isoform X1, which produces MSCIRKEPEKSRSEELLQYARGQKVIQTNVKLLGLEGDPDLQFLLKGGDLLKVLSPSWKKTRYFRLQEDCKTMWRESKKTFKKNDTFSLDDISAVQMGRQSEGLKKNTEEQVEDRCFSIIFKSRRKNLDLIASSEEEAKQWVKSMQKVVSNLNNLSQKQKTEHWILSCLRKADKNKDDNLSPSEVKSFLHLINIEVDDEYMEMLFKKCDKSKSGTLTGEEIKHFYDLLTQRDEIDVIYGEYAKTTGFMSAQNLVDFLMKEQREKATLADAHRIIEMYEPDENAKEKKLLSKDGFLMYLNHPDAMILNPDHKDVYQDMSQPLNHYFISSSHNTYLMEDQLKGPSSTEAYIRALQKGCRCVELDCWDGPDNEPVIYHGYTLTSKILFKDVIKAISEHAFKTSQYPVILSLENHCSVEQQEVMARHMSSILGSALITSPLSDGMPTNFPSPEELKGKFLIKGKRLNKLEDTFAEAAADDNDVTEEEESNDEDAQKEKSTKKKLKLAKELSDMVIYFKSVHFNSFEDAQKNLSFYEMASFKEGKAMKLAEESANAYVRHNVEKFSRIYPAGSRTDSSNYNPVPLWNAGCQIVALNFQTPCTDMDVNQGRFLVNGKSGYILKPAFMRDVATDFDPITLTRGDWLKHKTLHVMVISAQQLPKVSQKKSSIVDPLVKVEIYGVPADVAEKETKPFDNNGLNPSWNENFQFDVYVPELALVRFSIEDYDSISDNDFVGQYTLPFNSLKMGYRHVPLFNKNGNLLPSAGLFVHIMVMDAE